A DNA window from Engraulis encrasicolus isolate BLACKSEA-1 chromosome 3, IST_EnEncr_1.0, whole genome shotgun sequence contains the following coding sequences:
- the olfml2a gene encoding olfactomedin-like protein 2A — MWSYVLTCLLVLAKDAVALSKVFGEVEPVRMTSEGSDCRCKCVMRPLSVEACARLREGGGSGRPEDFYAVETVSSGSDCKCSCTAPPSSLNPCENEWRTEKLKKQAPELLKLHSMVDLLEGTLYSMDLLKVHAYMNKVVAQMNNLEETIKTNLSRENEVVKDSIVTLSNQLKRYENYSDIMSSIKKEISNLGLQLLQKDAAPEKAQDTETKTQAKIKETVKAINKKGPASKPPPKPPKDKPVKPKKEALKAAKPVKPDPTVKTKPLGLQPGVIRGITYYKAARTEDKESSNTQGKADRESSAKTHTAHHTQGSKEGSEVVLETMEAVSTTAVPTTTTTASTTTTTTTTTTSATTSSTSSPTTTTTTTVATTTPVEHPQMDVDALPVTTTAPIPDSTDEPLLHRHAAPTVASERDGKADGHHVVPSKSEKTTDCEGTIASIELPERHHSYGRNEGAWMKDPLARDAKIYVTNYYYGNNLVEFRNLENFKQGRWSNLFKLPYNWIGTGHVVYDGAFYYNRAFTKNIIKYDLRQRYVAAWTLLHDAVYEDTTPWKWRGHSDIDFAVDESGLWVIYPALDYEYGSQHEVIVISKLDPGDLSMRKETTFRTGLRRNSYGNCFLVCGVLYAVDAYNQREGEVAYAFDTHTGTEAAPRLPFTNLYAFTTQVDYNPKEKVLYAWDNGHQLTYTLHFVGQ; from the exons GTGTTTGGTGAGGTGGAGCCTGTGCGGATGACGTCCGAGGGCTCCGACTGCCGCTGCAAGTGCGTGATGCGCCCGCTGAGCGTGGAGGCGTGCGCCCGGCTGCGGGAGGGCGGCGGTAGCGGGCGGCCGGAGGACTTCTACGCCGTGGAGACGGTCAGCTCGGGCTCCGACTGCAAGTGCTCGTGCACGGCGCCGCCCTCCTCGCTCAACCCCTGCGAGAACGAGTGGCGCACGGAGAAGCTGAAGAAACAAGCGCCGGAGCTGCTCAAG CTTCACTCGATGGTGGATCTCCTGGAGGGAACGTTGTACAGTATGGATCTCCTGAAGGTTCATGCTTACATGAACAAGGTGGTGGCACAGATGAACAACCTGGAAGAG ACCATCAAAACCAACCTGAGCAGAGAGAATGAGGTTGTGAAGGACAGCATAGTCACCCTTAGCAACCAGCTGAAGCGCTACGAGAACTACTCAGACATCATGAGCAGCATCAAGAAGGAGATCTCCAACCTGGGCCTGCAGCTCCTGCAGAAAGACGCAGCTCCTGAGAAGGCACAG GACACAGAGACCAAAACGCAGGCAAAGATCAAGGAGACAGTGAAAGCCATCAATAAGAAGGGCCCTGCATCCAAACCCCCTCCCAAGCCTCCCAAAGACAAACCCGTCAAGCCCAAGAAGGAGGCCCTGAAAGCAGCCAAGCCGGTAAAGCCTGACCCCACTGTCAAGACCAAGCCCCTGGGTCTCCAGCCTGGGGTGATCCGGGGTATCACCTATTACAAGGCAGCCAGGACGGAGGACAAAGAATCATCTAACACACAAGGAAAAGCTGAcagag AGAGCTCAGCCAAGACCCACACGGCTCACCACACACAAGGCAGCAAGGAGGGATCCGAAGTTGTCCTGGAGACCATGGAAGCCGTGTCCACCACGGCTGTTCCAACCACAACAACGACAGCATCCACAacgactacaacaacaacaacaacaacttcagCCACAACCTCTTCAACCAGTAGCCCCacgaccaccactaccaccaccgttGCTACGACAACCCCTGTGGAACACCCACAGATGGACGTTGATGCCCTCCCAGTCACCACCACCGCCCCAATACCTGACTCAACAGATGAGCCACTGCTCCACAGACACGCAGCACCTACAGTTGCCTCAGAACGAGACGGCAAAGCTGACGGACATCATGTGGTCCCTAGTAAATCAG aAAAGACCACAGATTGTGAAGGCACGATAGCCTCCATAGAGCTGCCGGAGAGGCATCACAGCTACGGCCGGAACGAGGGGGCGTGGATGAAAGACCCGCTCGCCAGGGACGCCAAGATCTACGTCACCAACTATTACTATGGCAACAACTTGGTGGAGTTCCGGAACCTGGAGAACTTCAAGCAAG GGCGTTGGAGTAACCTCTTCAAGCTGCCCTACAACTGGATCGGCACAGGCCACGTGGTCTACGACGGCGCCTTCTACTACAACCGGGCCTTCACCAAGAACATCATCAAGTACGACCTGAGGCAGCGCTACGTGGCGGCCTGGACGCTGCTGCACGACGCCGTCTACGAGGACACCACGCCCTGGAAGTGGCGCGGACACTCCGACATCGACTTTGCCGTGGACGAGAGCGGCCTGTGGGTCATCTACCCGGCGCTGGACTACGAGTACGGCAGCCAGCACGAGGTCATCGTCATCAGCAAGCTGGATCCGGGCGACCTGAGCATGCGCAAGGAGACCACCTTCCGCACGGGCCTGCGCCGCAACTCCTACGGGAACTGCTTCCTGGTGTGCGGCGTGCTGTACGCTGTGGACGCCTACAACCAGCGCGAGGGGGAGGTGGCGTACGCCTTCGACACGCACACGGGCACCGAGGCCGCGCCGAGGCTGCCCTTCACCAACCTGTACGCCTTCACCACACAGGTGGACTATAACCCTAAGGAGAAGGTCCTGTACGCATGGGACAATGGACATCAGCTGACCTACACACTCCACTTTGTGGGACAGTGA